In a single window of the Tribolium castaneum strain GA2 chromosome 8, icTriCast1.1, whole genome shotgun sequence genome:
- the LOC103313434 gene encoding potassium/sodium hyperpolarization-activated cyclic nucleotide-gated channel 3, producing MPVKRIANRFVHSCELSQIDEKSKIHSPYDTCFQSFCHGLRKCLTIAKNVDSSTYFRSLAAFNREKNRHLLSRKYRRVIHPFSNFARREDLIVSVLWFTIFVVQSYVGSFFNRELLDEKHAHVYRHVLAFANLLLLCDVVLRFFVGYLIDATRTVILDHKSIVKNYLKTYFIFDFGAGFSFLVFYIFNLDDRAQLILYELHTLRIVRVRTILKNLDNLLCDFNVRESIRIVVLISFIGFLSLHTLTCAFGLIPVYRKVFQIQYEFENSWLSQTDNHSPQTQFESGWEHDHSSLQKYLHHLSMVLCHFVGCAIPKYKTADYLEMLILAWITIFGLIFYVYVVAKVLQLFGVVNISETKFEELKIQSDKYMRRNDFPGDLRKRVNDYYDYKFDKKFFSEQKILDSLSEHLRMEVLLYSCRNLIEEVQIFKGLSRSAIGSVLALLKQEVYVANDVILEPDERTGDIYFILYGTCAIELISGKEVMHIEDGDYFGIVDMETATDPSSIVSLEVSEVYKLERKDIKYCCKCFPEIKQKLEKMALHRMRKFNQMMSLRGVEDETTDDIIDNLRKGRILHRGIHRLAFL from the coding sequence ATGCCAGTAAAACGAATCGCAAATCGTTTCGTACACTCGTGTGAGCTTTCACAAATCGACGAAAAGTCCAAAATCCACAGCCCCTACGACACCTGCTTCCAGAGCTTCTGCCACGGTCTACGCAAGTGCTTGACAATAGCGAAAAACGTCGACAGTTCAACCTACTTCCGAAGTCTTGCCGCCTTCAATCGCGAGAAAAACCGCCACCTTTTATCCCGAAAGTACCGACGCGTCATCCATCCTTTCAGCAATTTCGCAAGACGAGAAGATTTAATCGTTTCAGTCCTCTGGTTTACGATTTTCGTTGTGCAATCGTACGTTGGCAGCTTCTTCAACCGAGAACTCCTAGACGAAAAACATGCCCATGTGTATCGGCATGTGCTAGCTTTCGCAAACTTATTGCTACTCTGTGACGTGGTTTTGCGCTTTTTCGTGGGCTATTTGATCGACGCCACCAGAACGGTTATCCTGGACCACAAATCGATCGTCAAGAACTATCTCAAGACgtactttatttttgattttggtgccggttttagttttttagtgtTCTATATTTTTAACCTCGACGATCGCGCCCAATTGATTCTGTACGAACTGCACACTTTGCGGATAGTGAGAGTGAGAACGATTCTGAAAAACCTGGACAATCTTTTGTGTGATTTCAACGTCCGGGAGTCGATCCGCATTGTGGTCCTGATCTCCTTCATCGGCTTCCTCAGCTTGCACACTCTGACTTGCGCTTTTGGCTTGATCCCAGTCTACCGGAAGGTGTTCCAGATTCAATACGAGTTCGAGAACTCCTGGTTATCCCAGACCGACAACCACTCCCCGCAGACGCAGTTCGAGTCCGGGTGGGAGCACGACCACAGTTCCCTCCAGAAGTACCTGCACCACCTCTCCATGGTTCTGTGCCACTTTGTCGGTTGTGCGATCCCAAAGTACAAGACTGCAGACTACTTGGAAATGCTCATCCTGGCCTGGATCACCATCTTTGGTCTGATTTTCTACGTCTATGTCGTCGCCAAAGTGCTCCAACTCTTCGGCGTGGTCAACATCTCCGAAACCAAGTTCGAAGAACTGAAGATCCAGTCGGACAAGTACATGCGAAGAAACGACTTTCCGGGGGATTTACGCAAACGCGTCAACGACTACTATGACTACAAGTTCGACAAGAAGTTTTTCTCCGAACAGAAAATCCTTGATTCGCTCAGTGAACATCTCCGGATGGAAGTTCTTCTTTACAGTTGCCGGAATCTAATCGAAGAAGTGCAGATTTTCAAGGGATTGTCCAGGTCAGCCATTGGCTCGGTTCTGGCGCTTTTGAAGCAGGAGGTTTACGTGGCGAATGACGTGATTTTGGAGCCGGATGAACGAACGggtgatatttattttatactttACGGCACGTGTGCGATTGAACTGATCTCGGGGAAGGAAGTGATGCATATTGAAGATGGGGATTATTTCGGGATTGTCGATATGGAAACTGCCACTGATCCTTCGTCTATTGTCTCGCTTGAAGTGTCCGAAGTTTACAAATTGGAGAGGAAAGATATCAAGTATTGCTGTAAGTGCTTTCCAGAAATCAAGCAGAAACTGGAGAAGATGGCTCTTCACAGGATGAGGAAGTTTAACCAAATGATGAGTCTGCGAGGAGTTGAAGACGAGACAACAGATGACATCATTGATAATTTGAGGAAAGGGAGAATCCTACATCGGGGAATACACAGACTAGCTTTCTTATAA